In Hemicordylus capensis ecotype Gifberg chromosome 3, rHemCap1.1.pri, whole genome shotgun sequence, one DNA window encodes the following:
- the LZTS2 gene encoding leucine zipper putative tumor suppressor 2 isoform X3, whose amino-acid sequence MSAELSIVRIPDSWQATCRASPVDVMAIVQTLPVSIESVSEGAAPLHAGACSSPAAMGSVSSLISGRPCHKATTEFGPFRLPGGAGSQEPLCHGLPPKKSSYTYASEEDWAEAVSPISPCSDAEDLQDDKPRVGTIRGPPPKLVPVSGKLEKNIEKTLIRPTAFKPVVPKNRNPPLQGHLALRPGASVLSESQASLAQLFSGPSAGNTEKHNSLSCRTSSHSGTMSDSGRNSLSSLPTYSTGCSQQMEPVSISMGHINLDSHGSGSSRGLTGPSNSDSGRSSSSKSTGSLSGRGHPSSDSGSCGGRSPVHSGADDALLVHELEEKLREREAELQHLRESLDENEVAICQVYEEKQRRCEEEMAELRQGYTAKLQQAAQKAQRSQQVLQLQIFQLQQEKKKLQEDFAQLLAERELLEKRCASFEREHTELGPRLEETKWEVCQKSGEISLLKQQLKESQAEVAQRGNELVLLRAQLREARAELQAGEEQAVGLQEVARTKALELEVCANELARRKSEAELLREKVGRLERELDGLRSAAGELCPLLAECDEAKAQRQAADSLQGLRAQAERLRMELLCERQHGEEQREAFHAERLTWQGEKDRVIRYQKQLQHNYIQMYRHNRDLERQLRQLSLELEARDLDEYEMHGGEGICFEEIAATEI is encoded by the exons GCCACCTGCAGAGCCTCCCCTGTGGACGTCATGGCCATAGTGCAGACCCTGCCTGTCTCCATTGAGTCGGTCTCTGAAGGGGCTGCCCCGCTCCACGCTGGTGCCTGCTCGTCTCCTGCAGCCATGGGCAGTGTCAGTAGCCTCATCTCAGGCCGGCCTTGCCACAAAGCCACCACGGAGTTTGGCCCTTTCCGCCTGCCTGGTGGTGCTGGCTCCCAAGAGCCCCTGTGCCACGGGCTTCCCCCCAAGAAGAGCAGCTACACGTATGCCAGTGAAGAGGACTGGGCTGAGGCCGTctctcccatcagcccctgcagTGATGCCGAGGACCTGCAGGATGACAAGCCCCGGGTAGGCACCATCCGGGGACCACCCCCCAAGTTGGTGCCTGTCTCAGGGAAACTTGAGAAG AACATTGAGAAGACTCTCATCCGCCCAACGGCCTTCAAGCCGGTCGTGCCCAAGAACCGCAATCCCCCGCTGCAGGGACACTTGGCGCTGCGCCCTGGCGCCTCGGTGCTCTCCGAGAGCCAAGCTAGTCTTGCCCAGCTCTTCAGCGGCCCTTCTGCAGGCAACACCGAGAAACACAACTCCCTGAGTTGCCGCACCAGCTCCCATTCCGGAACAATGTCAGACTCGGGACGCAACTCCCTCTCCAGCTTGCCCACCTACAGTACTGGTTGCAGCCAGCAGATGGAGCCAGTCAGCATCTCCATGGGCCACATAAACCTCGACAGCCACGGCAGCGGCAGTTCACGGGGCCTCACTGGCCCGTCCAACTCGGACAGCGGGCGCTCATCGTCGAGCAAGAGTACGGGCTCTCTGAGTGGCCGTGGGCACCCTTCCTCTGACAGCGGCTCCTGTGGCGGGCGCTCACCTGTGCACAGTGGCGCTGATGATGCCCTGCTTGTCCATGAACTTGAGGAGAAGCTGAGGGAGCGTGAAGCTGAGCTGCAGCATCTGAGGGAGAGCTTGGATGAGAATGAGGTGGCCATCTGCCAG GTCTATGAGGAGAAGCAGAGGCGCTGTGAGGAGGAGATGGCAGAGCTGCGGCAGGGCTACACGGCCAAGCTGCAGCAGGCAGCCCAGAAGGCTCAGCGCAGCCAGCAGGTGCTGCAGCTCCAGATCTTCCAGCTGCAGCAggagaagaagaaactgcaagagGATTTTGCCCAGCTGCTGGCAGAACGTGAACTGCTGGAGAAACGCTGCGCCTCCTTTGAGCGGGAGCACACCGAGCTGGGGCCCCGGTTGGAGGAGACCAAATGGGAG gtGTGCCAGAAGTCAGGCGAGATCTCGCTCCTCAAGCAGCAGCTGAAGGAGTCTCAGGCAGAGGTGGCGCAGCGGGGCAACGAGCTGGTGCTCCTAAGAGCGCAGCTGCGAGAAGCCCGGGCGGAACTGCAGGCTGGCGAGGAGCAGGCGGTGGGCTTGCAGGAGGTGGCCCGCACCAAAGCCCTGGAGCTGGAGGTCTGCGCCAATGAGCTGGCCCGGCGCAAGAGTGAGGCTGAGCTGCTGCGGGAGAAGGTGGGGCGGCTGGAGCGTGAACTGGATGGGCTGCGCAGCGCGGCCGGGGAACTCTGCCCCCTGCTGGCCGAGTGCGACGAGGCAAAAGCCCAACGTCAAGCTGCAGATTCCTTGCAGGGCTTGCGGGCCCAGGCGGAGCGGCTGCGCATGGAGCTGCTGTGCGAGCGGCAGCATGGCGAAGAGCAGCGGGAGGCCTTCCACGCTGAGCGCCTCACCTGGCAAGGGGAAAAGGACAGGGTCATCCGCTATcagaagcagctgcagcacaACTATATCCAGATGTACCGGCACAACCGTGACTTGGAGCGCCAGTTGCGCCAGCTCAGTCTTGAACTCGAGGCCCGGGACCTGGATGAGTATGAGATGCACGGGGGCGAAGGAATCTGCTTTGAGGAGATTGCCGCCACTGAGATCTGA
- the LZTS2 gene encoding leucine zipper putative tumor suppressor 2 isoform X1 — protein MGGVGWGRAVLVLASERVSEGLAGCVDLVGDRSQLRKRLRVYVRKLMSAELSIVRIPDSWQATCRASPVDVMAIVQTLPVSIESVSEGAAPLHAGACSSPAAMGSVSSLISGRPCHKATTEFGPFRLPGGAGSQEPLCHGLPPKKSSYTYASEEDWAEAVSPISPCSDAEDLQDDKPRVGTIRGPPPKLVPVSGKLEKNIEKTLIRPTAFKPVVPKNRNPPLQGHLALRPGASVLSESQASLAQLFSGPSAGNTEKHNSLSCRTSSHSGTMSDSGRNSLSSLPTYSTGCSQQMEPVSISMGHINLDSHGSGSSRGLTGPSNSDSGRSSSSKSTGSLSGRGHPSSDSGSCGGRSPVHSGADDALLVHELEEKLREREAELQHLRESLDENEVAICQVYEEKQRRCEEEMAELRQGYTAKLQQAAQKAQRSQQVLQLQIFQLQQEKKKLQEDFAQLLAERELLEKRCASFEREHTELGPRLEETKWEVCQKSGEISLLKQQLKESQAEVAQRGNELVLLRAQLREARAELQAGEEQAVGLQEVARTKALELEVCANELARRKSEAELLREKVGRLERELDGLRSAAGELCPLLAECDEAKAQRQAADSLQGLRAQAERLRMELLCERQHGEEQREAFHAERLTWQGEKDRVIRYQKQLQHNYIQMYRHNRDLERQLRQLSLELEARDLDEYEMHGGEGICFEEIAATEI, from the exons GCCACCTGCAGAGCCTCCCCTGTGGACGTCATGGCCATAGTGCAGACCCTGCCTGTCTCCATTGAGTCGGTCTCTGAAGGGGCTGCCCCGCTCCACGCTGGTGCCTGCTCGTCTCCTGCAGCCATGGGCAGTGTCAGTAGCCTCATCTCAGGCCGGCCTTGCCACAAAGCCACCACGGAGTTTGGCCCTTTCCGCCTGCCTGGTGGTGCTGGCTCCCAAGAGCCCCTGTGCCACGGGCTTCCCCCCAAGAAGAGCAGCTACACGTATGCCAGTGAAGAGGACTGGGCTGAGGCCGTctctcccatcagcccctgcagTGATGCCGAGGACCTGCAGGATGACAAGCCCCGGGTAGGCACCATCCGGGGACCACCCCCCAAGTTGGTGCCTGTCTCAGGGAAACTTGAGAAG AACATTGAGAAGACTCTCATCCGCCCAACGGCCTTCAAGCCGGTCGTGCCCAAGAACCGCAATCCCCCGCTGCAGGGACACTTGGCGCTGCGCCCTGGCGCCTCGGTGCTCTCCGAGAGCCAAGCTAGTCTTGCCCAGCTCTTCAGCGGCCCTTCTGCAGGCAACACCGAGAAACACAACTCCCTGAGTTGCCGCACCAGCTCCCATTCCGGAACAATGTCAGACTCGGGACGCAACTCCCTCTCCAGCTTGCCCACCTACAGTACTGGTTGCAGCCAGCAGATGGAGCCAGTCAGCATCTCCATGGGCCACATAAACCTCGACAGCCACGGCAGCGGCAGTTCACGGGGCCTCACTGGCCCGTCCAACTCGGACAGCGGGCGCTCATCGTCGAGCAAGAGTACGGGCTCTCTGAGTGGCCGTGGGCACCCTTCCTCTGACAGCGGCTCCTGTGGCGGGCGCTCACCTGTGCACAGTGGCGCTGATGATGCCCTGCTTGTCCATGAACTTGAGGAGAAGCTGAGGGAGCGTGAAGCTGAGCTGCAGCATCTGAGGGAGAGCTTGGATGAGAATGAGGTGGCCATCTGCCAG GTCTATGAGGAGAAGCAGAGGCGCTGTGAGGAGGAGATGGCAGAGCTGCGGCAGGGCTACACGGCCAAGCTGCAGCAGGCAGCCCAGAAGGCTCAGCGCAGCCAGCAGGTGCTGCAGCTCCAGATCTTCCAGCTGCAGCAggagaagaagaaactgcaagagGATTTTGCCCAGCTGCTGGCAGAACGTGAACTGCTGGAGAAACGCTGCGCCTCCTTTGAGCGGGAGCACACCGAGCTGGGGCCCCGGTTGGAGGAGACCAAATGGGAG gtGTGCCAGAAGTCAGGCGAGATCTCGCTCCTCAAGCAGCAGCTGAAGGAGTCTCAGGCAGAGGTGGCGCAGCGGGGCAACGAGCTGGTGCTCCTAAGAGCGCAGCTGCGAGAAGCCCGGGCGGAACTGCAGGCTGGCGAGGAGCAGGCGGTGGGCTTGCAGGAGGTGGCCCGCACCAAAGCCCTGGAGCTGGAGGTCTGCGCCAATGAGCTGGCCCGGCGCAAGAGTGAGGCTGAGCTGCTGCGGGAGAAGGTGGGGCGGCTGGAGCGTGAACTGGATGGGCTGCGCAGCGCGGCCGGGGAACTCTGCCCCCTGCTGGCCGAGTGCGACGAGGCAAAAGCCCAACGTCAAGCTGCAGATTCCTTGCAGGGCTTGCGGGCCCAGGCGGAGCGGCTGCGCATGGAGCTGCTGTGCGAGCGGCAGCATGGCGAAGAGCAGCGGGAGGCCTTCCACGCTGAGCGCCTCACCTGGCAAGGGGAAAAGGACAGGGTCATCCGCTATcagaagcagctgcagcacaACTATATCCAGATGTACCGGCACAACCGTGACTTGGAGCGCCAGTTGCGCCAGCTCAGTCTTGAACTCGAGGCCCGGGACCTGGATGAGTATGAGATGCACGGGGGCGAAGGAATCTGCTTTGAGGAGATTGCCGCCACTGAGATCTGA
- the LZTS2 gene encoding leucine zipper putative tumor suppressor 2 isoform X2, whose amino-acid sequence MGGVGWGRAVLVLASERATCRASPVDVMAIVQTLPVSIESVSEGAAPLHAGACSSPAAMGSVSSLISGRPCHKATTEFGPFRLPGGAGSQEPLCHGLPPKKSSYTYASEEDWAEAVSPISPCSDAEDLQDDKPRVGTIRGPPPKLVPVSGKLEKNIEKTLIRPTAFKPVVPKNRNPPLQGHLALRPGASVLSESQASLAQLFSGPSAGNTEKHNSLSCRTSSHSGTMSDSGRNSLSSLPTYSTGCSQQMEPVSISMGHINLDSHGSGSSRGLTGPSNSDSGRSSSSKSTGSLSGRGHPSSDSGSCGGRSPVHSGADDALLVHELEEKLREREAELQHLRESLDENEVAICQVYEEKQRRCEEEMAELRQGYTAKLQQAAQKAQRSQQVLQLQIFQLQQEKKKLQEDFAQLLAERELLEKRCASFEREHTELGPRLEETKWEVCQKSGEISLLKQQLKESQAEVAQRGNELVLLRAQLREARAELQAGEEQAVGLQEVARTKALELEVCANELARRKSEAELLREKVGRLERELDGLRSAAGELCPLLAECDEAKAQRQAADSLQGLRAQAERLRMELLCERQHGEEQREAFHAERLTWQGEKDRVIRYQKQLQHNYIQMYRHNRDLERQLRQLSLELEARDLDEYEMHGGEGICFEEIAATEI is encoded by the exons GCCACCTGCAGAGCCTCCCCTGTGGACGTCATGGCCATAGTGCAGACCCTGCCTGTCTCCATTGAGTCGGTCTCTGAAGGGGCTGCCCCGCTCCACGCTGGTGCCTGCTCGTCTCCTGCAGCCATGGGCAGTGTCAGTAGCCTCATCTCAGGCCGGCCTTGCCACAAAGCCACCACGGAGTTTGGCCCTTTCCGCCTGCCTGGTGGTGCTGGCTCCCAAGAGCCCCTGTGCCACGGGCTTCCCCCCAAGAAGAGCAGCTACACGTATGCCAGTGAAGAGGACTGGGCTGAGGCCGTctctcccatcagcccctgcagTGATGCCGAGGACCTGCAGGATGACAAGCCCCGGGTAGGCACCATCCGGGGACCACCCCCCAAGTTGGTGCCTGTCTCAGGGAAACTTGAGAAG AACATTGAGAAGACTCTCATCCGCCCAACGGCCTTCAAGCCGGTCGTGCCCAAGAACCGCAATCCCCCGCTGCAGGGACACTTGGCGCTGCGCCCTGGCGCCTCGGTGCTCTCCGAGAGCCAAGCTAGTCTTGCCCAGCTCTTCAGCGGCCCTTCTGCAGGCAACACCGAGAAACACAACTCCCTGAGTTGCCGCACCAGCTCCCATTCCGGAACAATGTCAGACTCGGGACGCAACTCCCTCTCCAGCTTGCCCACCTACAGTACTGGTTGCAGCCAGCAGATGGAGCCAGTCAGCATCTCCATGGGCCACATAAACCTCGACAGCCACGGCAGCGGCAGTTCACGGGGCCTCACTGGCCCGTCCAACTCGGACAGCGGGCGCTCATCGTCGAGCAAGAGTACGGGCTCTCTGAGTGGCCGTGGGCACCCTTCCTCTGACAGCGGCTCCTGTGGCGGGCGCTCACCTGTGCACAGTGGCGCTGATGATGCCCTGCTTGTCCATGAACTTGAGGAGAAGCTGAGGGAGCGTGAAGCTGAGCTGCAGCATCTGAGGGAGAGCTTGGATGAGAATGAGGTGGCCATCTGCCAG GTCTATGAGGAGAAGCAGAGGCGCTGTGAGGAGGAGATGGCAGAGCTGCGGCAGGGCTACACGGCCAAGCTGCAGCAGGCAGCCCAGAAGGCTCAGCGCAGCCAGCAGGTGCTGCAGCTCCAGATCTTCCAGCTGCAGCAggagaagaagaaactgcaagagGATTTTGCCCAGCTGCTGGCAGAACGTGAACTGCTGGAGAAACGCTGCGCCTCCTTTGAGCGGGAGCACACCGAGCTGGGGCCCCGGTTGGAGGAGACCAAATGGGAG gtGTGCCAGAAGTCAGGCGAGATCTCGCTCCTCAAGCAGCAGCTGAAGGAGTCTCAGGCAGAGGTGGCGCAGCGGGGCAACGAGCTGGTGCTCCTAAGAGCGCAGCTGCGAGAAGCCCGGGCGGAACTGCAGGCTGGCGAGGAGCAGGCGGTGGGCTTGCAGGAGGTGGCCCGCACCAAAGCCCTGGAGCTGGAGGTCTGCGCCAATGAGCTGGCCCGGCGCAAGAGTGAGGCTGAGCTGCTGCGGGAGAAGGTGGGGCGGCTGGAGCGTGAACTGGATGGGCTGCGCAGCGCGGCCGGGGAACTCTGCCCCCTGCTGGCCGAGTGCGACGAGGCAAAAGCCCAACGTCAAGCTGCAGATTCCTTGCAGGGCTTGCGGGCCCAGGCGGAGCGGCTGCGCATGGAGCTGCTGTGCGAGCGGCAGCATGGCGAAGAGCAGCGGGAGGCCTTCCACGCTGAGCGCCTCACCTGGCAAGGGGAAAAGGACAGGGTCATCCGCTATcagaagcagctgcagcacaACTATATCCAGATGTACCGGCACAACCGTGACTTGGAGCGCCAGTTGCGCCAGCTCAGTCTTGAACTCGAGGCCCGGGACCTGGATGAGTATGAGATGCACGGGGGCGAAGGAATCTGCTTTGAGGAGATTGCCGCCACTGAGATCTGA
- the LZTS2 gene encoding leucine zipper putative tumor suppressor 2 isoform X4: MAIVQTLPVSIESVSEGAAPLHAGACSSPAAMGSVSSLISGRPCHKATTEFGPFRLPGGAGSQEPLCHGLPPKKSSYTYASEEDWAEAVSPISPCSDAEDLQDDKPRVGTIRGPPPKLVPVSGKLEKNIEKTLIRPTAFKPVVPKNRNPPLQGHLALRPGASVLSESQASLAQLFSGPSAGNTEKHNSLSCRTSSHSGTMSDSGRNSLSSLPTYSTGCSQQMEPVSISMGHINLDSHGSGSSRGLTGPSNSDSGRSSSSKSTGSLSGRGHPSSDSGSCGGRSPVHSGADDALLVHELEEKLREREAELQHLRESLDENEVAICQVYEEKQRRCEEEMAELRQGYTAKLQQAAQKAQRSQQVLQLQIFQLQQEKKKLQEDFAQLLAERELLEKRCASFEREHTELGPRLEETKWEVCQKSGEISLLKQQLKESQAEVAQRGNELVLLRAQLREARAELQAGEEQAVGLQEVARTKALELEVCANELARRKSEAELLREKVGRLERELDGLRSAAGELCPLLAECDEAKAQRQAADSLQGLRAQAERLRMELLCERQHGEEQREAFHAERLTWQGEKDRVIRYQKQLQHNYIQMYRHNRDLERQLRQLSLELEARDLDEYEMHGGEGICFEEIAATEI, translated from the exons ATGGCCATAGTGCAGACCCTGCCTGTCTCCATTGAGTCGGTCTCTGAAGGGGCTGCCCCGCTCCACGCTGGTGCCTGCTCGTCTCCTGCAGCCATGGGCAGTGTCAGTAGCCTCATCTCAGGCCGGCCTTGCCACAAAGCCACCACGGAGTTTGGCCCTTTCCGCCTGCCTGGTGGTGCTGGCTCCCAAGAGCCCCTGTGCCACGGGCTTCCCCCCAAGAAGAGCAGCTACACGTATGCCAGTGAAGAGGACTGGGCTGAGGCCGTctctcccatcagcccctgcagTGATGCCGAGGACCTGCAGGATGACAAGCCCCGGGTAGGCACCATCCGGGGACCACCCCCCAAGTTGGTGCCTGTCTCAGGGAAACTTGAGAAG AACATTGAGAAGACTCTCATCCGCCCAACGGCCTTCAAGCCGGTCGTGCCCAAGAACCGCAATCCCCCGCTGCAGGGACACTTGGCGCTGCGCCCTGGCGCCTCGGTGCTCTCCGAGAGCCAAGCTAGTCTTGCCCAGCTCTTCAGCGGCCCTTCTGCAGGCAACACCGAGAAACACAACTCCCTGAGTTGCCGCACCAGCTCCCATTCCGGAACAATGTCAGACTCGGGACGCAACTCCCTCTCCAGCTTGCCCACCTACAGTACTGGTTGCAGCCAGCAGATGGAGCCAGTCAGCATCTCCATGGGCCACATAAACCTCGACAGCCACGGCAGCGGCAGTTCACGGGGCCTCACTGGCCCGTCCAACTCGGACAGCGGGCGCTCATCGTCGAGCAAGAGTACGGGCTCTCTGAGTGGCCGTGGGCACCCTTCCTCTGACAGCGGCTCCTGTGGCGGGCGCTCACCTGTGCACAGTGGCGCTGATGATGCCCTGCTTGTCCATGAACTTGAGGAGAAGCTGAGGGAGCGTGAAGCTGAGCTGCAGCATCTGAGGGAGAGCTTGGATGAGAATGAGGTGGCCATCTGCCAG GTCTATGAGGAGAAGCAGAGGCGCTGTGAGGAGGAGATGGCAGAGCTGCGGCAGGGCTACACGGCCAAGCTGCAGCAGGCAGCCCAGAAGGCTCAGCGCAGCCAGCAGGTGCTGCAGCTCCAGATCTTCCAGCTGCAGCAggagaagaagaaactgcaagagGATTTTGCCCAGCTGCTGGCAGAACGTGAACTGCTGGAGAAACGCTGCGCCTCCTTTGAGCGGGAGCACACCGAGCTGGGGCCCCGGTTGGAGGAGACCAAATGGGAG gtGTGCCAGAAGTCAGGCGAGATCTCGCTCCTCAAGCAGCAGCTGAAGGAGTCTCAGGCAGAGGTGGCGCAGCGGGGCAACGAGCTGGTGCTCCTAAGAGCGCAGCTGCGAGAAGCCCGGGCGGAACTGCAGGCTGGCGAGGAGCAGGCGGTGGGCTTGCAGGAGGTGGCCCGCACCAAAGCCCTGGAGCTGGAGGTCTGCGCCAATGAGCTGGCCCGGCGCAAGAGTGAGGCTGAGCTGCTGCGGGAGAAGGTGGGGCGGCTGGAGCGTGAACTGGATGGGCTGCGCAGCGCGGCCGGGGAACTCTGCCCCCTGCTGGCCGAGTGCGACGAGGCAAAAGCCCAACGTCAAGCTGCAGATTCCTTGCAGGGCTTGCGGGCCCAGGCGGAGCGGCTGCGCATGGAGCTGCTGTGCGAGCGGCAGCATGGCGAAGAGCAGCGGGAGGCCTTCCACGCTGAGCGCCTCACCTGGCAAGGGGAAAAGGACAGGGTCATCCGCTATcagaagcagctgcagcacaACTATATCCAGATGTACCGGCACAACCGTGACTTGGAGCGCCAGTTGCGCCAGCTCAGTCTTGAACTCGAGGCCCGGGACCTGGATGAGTATGAGATGCACGGGGGCGAAGGAATCTGCTTTGAGGAGATTGCCGCCACTGAGATCTGA